A segment of the Trifolium pratense cultivar HEN17-A07 linkage group LG7, ARS_RC_1.1, whole genome shotgun sequence genome:
TAGGTTCCCGTTGATCTTGTCGTTGATCATTCAGTTCAAGTTGATGTAGCAAGGTCAGAGAATGCAGTTCAGGCTAATATGGAGCTTGAGTTCCAGAGAAACAAGGAGagattttcttttcttaaatGGGGATCAACTGCTTTCCGTAATATGCTAGTTGTTCCTCCTGGTTCTGGTATAGTACACCAGGTAAGTTCAGAATCAGGCATATAGATTATGCCACAGAAATTTTTTTCATcaccattttttttgttcattggTACTGGAACTTATGATGTCTTGAATTCTAGGTCAATCTCGAATATCTTGGACGAGTTGTTTTCAACAATGAGGGGTTACTCTATCCTGACAGTGTGGTTGGGACCGATTCACATACAACTATGATCGATGGGCTTGGAGTTGCTGGATGGGGTGTTGGAGGTATTGAAGCAGAGGCAGCGATGCTTGGCCAGGTAAATTTGCTTATGAATTTTGATAATGAATGCTTACAGATCATTCATTAGAATTACATGTTTGTATAGTTTGTGCAAAAGCAGCACGTGCTGTAGTTTAGTTACAGCAGTGATACTAATATTGTGTGCTATATGATAATGACAGCCTATGAGCATGGTATTACCTGGTGTTGTTGGGTTCAAGTTGTCTGGGAAATTGCGCAATGGTGTTACAGCAACTGACTTGGTTCTAACCGTCACACAAATTCTTAGGAAACATGGTGTTGTAGGGAAATTCGTTGAATTTTATGGTAATCAAGTTCTCTTGTATTTCATTTCCTCCTTATTTTTAGCCTGTACTTGTCTATTTACCTGGTTTCACGGATTCTTTTATCTAGGCAATGGTATGGGTGAATTATCATTAGCTGACAGGGCTACCATTGCCAATATGTCTCCTGAATATGGAGCAACCATGGGTTTCTTCCCCGTAGATCATGTAACATTACAATACCTCAAACTAACCGGAAGAAGTGACGAGACTGTGAGTATCAGCTCATTATTGTTTTCCAATAGTGTGAAATGCTTATATGACCACTTGACATTCAACTTTGTTCGAATGTAGGTGGAAATGATAGAGTCCTATCTCAGGGCAAACAAGTTGTTTGTCGACTATAATGAGGTAATACTAGTTGAATATACACTCCATTTGTACAAAacaaacatgtatatattaggGGAATGCTGATTTGTATTCCATTAATTCAGCCTCAACAAGACAGAGCTTATTCATCCTATCTTGAATTGAATCTCGATGAAGTCGAACCATGTATCTCTGGACCAAAGAGGTAAGACACTGCCCTCTTGTACACTTCCTTATAGTTTAATTTGACTTTTGAAGTTTCTATTTTATCATCCATGTAATAATTCATTGCTAAATGATACTCATGCCAGACCTCATGATCGTGTGCCTTTGAAAGAAATGAAGGCCGATTGGCGTGCTTGTCTTGATAACAAAGTGGGATTTAAGGTCAGTAATGACATGATATtcaaacttctttttttcatgTCAAGAAAAGATGTTTTAATTCTTGATTATCATATCTTATGTTAGTTCTCAATAAGCAAAAACAATATTGTCTGCCCATATGACATGGTTGTTTTTGTGAGAATATGCTAAACAGGATAACTTTCGCATGGTTTTGTATGTGTTTGTCTGCACTGACGAGCATACTAATATATCTGAGATGATCATCACAAAGCCAcgttaaattttttgtatctttGGTTCACTTTTCGGAAAAGTAAAAgtgctttttcttttctttcctttctgCAAACTTGAATAATCAAAACAACATTATGTCAAGTGAAAAGAAATTACCTTCTATCAAATGGGATATAAAGTGACTGACTTCCGGTCTTGAAGTCAGTCCAATTTCCAGAAGATTAGTTCTATCTCTGGTATCTTTGGTTCACTGTTCGGAAAagtaaaagtgttttttttttcctttctgtaAACTTGAATAATCAAAACAACATTATGTCAAGTGAAAAGAAATTACCTTCTATCAAATGGGATATAAAGTGACTGACTTCCGGTCTGTAAGTCAGTCCAATTTCCAGAAGATTAGTTCTATCTCTGGTATCTTTCTCACTTTCTATGATCACTGTCCCAGGATTTAAGAAAGCATTATAATAATTTGAGTGCAATAAACACATCCCTTTTCTAATACTAGTACTTCTGATTGTTTCAAGTTATTGACCTCCAACTTGAGGATAGATCACTCATTTGAAAGCACAAAACATGCATCAATGTAATCATCTTTAATGTTTGCTTTGAATACAGGGATTTGCTATACCAAAAGAAGCACAAGGCAAAGTTGCAAAATTTGATTTCCATGGGCAGCCAGCTGAGCTTAAACATGGCAGCGTTGTGATTGCTGCAATCACAAGTTGTACAAATACATCAAACCCAAGTGTTATGCTTGGGGCTGGTCTTGTTGCAAAGAAGGCTCATGACTTAGGGTTGAAGGTTAGTCACTGATATAATCATGTACTAAAGTTGCTGCTGTTTTTCAACACATCTTTCCTTTGATCTGCTCCTCTTTTCCTGCCActaataaaaaaagacaaattgtATTCCTTTTATGCTGTCCTCATCTTGATTGTAATTGTATATGTTTTCACTGTTTATCAGGTTAAGCCTTGGGTAAAAACAAGTCTTGCTCCTGGTTCAGGAGTTGTTACCAAATACCTAATTCAGAGgtatttcacacttattaaaatTAGATCATTAATCATGTAATTTGTATTGTATAAACTTATTTATAATGTAATTTACCTTTGCAGTCTCCACAATTTTGCAAAGATGTATACTAAATTtggatttgtttatttaatttttgcagTGGCCTACAAAAGTATCTAAATGAACAGGGTTTCAATATTGTTGGATTTGGTTGTACCACATGTATCGGCAATTCAGGGGATCTAGACCAATCAGTTTCTGCTGCTATCTCAGAAAATGGTATCTTAAAGATCATATGAAATATAATGTCTATATCCAAAGCCAATTTTTATGCATGTCTTACTCGTTTTTTCCCCCCTTGTTTGCAAGTTGTATATAACCCGCTAATTATATTCTACTTTAACATTGCTGTGTTGATTGAATTATTGTATGGTTTTATGCAGACATAGTAGCGTCTGCTGTGCTGTCAGGGAACCGTAATTTTGAGGGCCGAGTGCATCCCTTGACCCGTGCTAACTATCTCGCCTCACCTCCTTTGGTTGTTGCTTATGCTCTTGCTGGCACGGTATGTATGCCTAATTCATATTTAAAATgtgtataatatataatacATTACAGGTTTTAAGTTTTTGTTTCTTCCATATTCTTTTTTTCCCCTTATTTCTATTACTGCTTCAAAGATTATTATTGCCACGGAGTGAAGGACTTGGTAAGATAAAACAAAACTGACATGTGTTAAAATTATTGGAGGCTAATCACAAGCAttgatattgttattgttagttATTTTATGCCCACCCTGTTCTTTTATGTGTTCAGCTTCATGCTGTAATGTATTTGGACTTGAGCTGAATTCAATGCATTCGACACATctacatttctttttattaatttttaaaattctctCCTTCAAATATTACCTTAGTCCCAGTTGCTTGAACATTTCTCCCtgtttttgaataaaaaattgctTGAATATTCGCCTGACTAAAAACTATATTTACTATTCCATTTAaggttgattttttttctttctttttttaaaataagctGATGAAATTTAGATTGAGAATATATCTAAGATAAATTTTTCTTCTCCAAGtgctttttaattttaaccTTCACCTCTTACCTTTTGGTCAACTTTCCAGGTTGACATTGACTTTGAAAAGGAGCCATTGGGGACAGGTAAGGACGGCAAGAATGTCTACTTGAGGGATATTTGGCCATCCACAGAAGAAATTGCACAGGTGAATAATGCCTGCTTTTACAATCATGTTAAATTACTTGTTGAGATTTGGCCATGTGCACAGCAAAATTAactttggtttgtttgattCGTAGACTGTCCAATCCAGTGTGTTACCTGACATGTTCCGAAAAACATATGAATCTATTACCAAGGGTAATCCTATGTGGAACGAACTACAAGTTCCTGCTGAGAAGCTGTACTCATGGGACCCCAACTCAACATATATTCACGAGCCTCCATACTTCAAGGACATGACCATGGATCCTCCTGGACCTCATGGTGTGAAAGATGCCTATTGCCTGCTGAACTTTGGTGACAGCATAACAACTGATCACATTTCTCCTGCTGGAAACATTAACAAGGACAGTCCTGCTGCACAATACCTTGTCCAGCGCGGGGTGGAAAGGAAAGACTTCAACTCTTATGGAAGCCGTCGTGGCAACGATGAAGTTATGTCCAGGGGAACGTTTGCCAACATACGTATTGTAAACAAGCTCTTGAATGGGGAAGTGGGCCCAAAAACGGTTCACGTTCCAACAGGGGAGaagctttttgtttttgatgcAGCAGAGGTGAGTTATGCACTAAACAACCAGGGCATGCTTTTTATTACTGATTTtgtacatagtttttttttctttccatatGTTTCAATGGCCTTTCCTAAATTGCTTTCCAAAGTTTAATCTTATGATGCAACTTTTCATTTGAAGAAAAATGCACATTAAGTTGTGATTTCTTGTGTCTGTGAACGTATAAACTATTAGTTCTTGCTTATTCAAGTAGTTAATCAATAATCCCAATTCACAAATTATTGCAATGGTTGCATGGCTTAATTTTCTGATATGGGTCTGTGAACTGTATCTTTTGGTTTAGTGGAACTTATTCCTTTGAGGACGTTAGTTTATAATTTTGGGTTCTTCAATGCATACAGTgcaatttctatttatttttctcatacaTTTGATTTTAGTGCTGTTAAGTTTCTGATCACCTGCATTTATTCTCCTTTGTTAGAGATACAAGGCTGCAGGGCATGCCACCATTGTGCTGGCTGGAGCTGAATACGGCAGTGGAAGTTCCAGGGATTGGGCTGCCAAGGGTCCCATGTTATTGGTGAGTCCCTCCATTTGTTATATCTGTAATTTGATTGTCTATAAGGTTTTCTTAGCATATCTGGGATACCAACATTCCTGACACtatgtttacattttttttgacagggAGTCAAAGCTGTGATATCCAAAAGTTTTGAGAGGATTCATCGCAGTAATTTGGTGGGAATGGGTATTATTCCCCTTTGCTTCAAATCTGGCGAGGATGCTGACACCTTGGGATTGACTGGTCACGAACGTTATACCATTGACCTTCCAAATAAAATCAGCGAGATAAAGCCTGGCCAAGACGTCACTGTCACAACCGATAACGGAAAATCTTTCACCTGCACAGCTCGCTTTGATACTGAGGTAATTGATGCATGTCATTGATTATTGTGTGTGTTTTGCTGATGCAACAATTTACTATATCATAATGTGATCCATCATTGGGATTTCTGGGGATTTCGCCATTTATATTCAGTGTTTCGAAAAACTTGTCTCAGAAATTTATATCTTCCGTTGGGTCAGTTTGTTAACACCCTTCTATTTTCAGGTGGAATTGGAGTACTTTAACCATGGAGGCATCCTTCCCTATGTCATCAGGAACCTCATTAATAAGCAGTGAAGTCATTGTTGACGCGAAATATTAAAGGCCATTGCCACTACGAGTTCACCTTTCAAGTGGTAATAAAATGTGACAAACGAGAATAATTTCCTTTAAGTAGGAAATAATCCCTTCTTAAGGAGGGCAATTTTTTGGCACTTCCAGGTGTTTATATTAGGCCTGTAAGTAAACATTGAGTGCATTAATTTTAGATTTCTTATAATGAGAACAGTGTGCCCATTGAATAATGGGATCAATTGTATTTTTTAACAAGCTGATTTGATCCCTGCCCCGCCTGAGGCAGTGGATATTCTTTTCATATACGTCGCTAATCCTCCCTACTCCCAGCCTCAAAATACATGCACACTTTaggaactttttatttttttattaattaatattttcactTAATTTTGTTGCTACTATGGATGAGTGGAGATGTGGAATCAATAGGGATTCCACTCTTCAACCTTGAGATTCTCGGTTCAAGACCCGGCACCGATGTAAAATCAATAAGATACCAGTAGGAAAGTAAAATCAGGGATATATTTGCTAAGAACTTATTGTAAAGAACCAAACCGTTACACCCCTAACATGGACTAGAAAAATACTTATATAGGCACAAACCTAAATAAGTATTTCTTAGTCACACACATAAAAcagaaaaagtaaatatttaataaattagtcacattatttaatattaattcatactttatctttaattttttaaagtatGTATGTATGCCCAATACCTATTATTTGGTGCCTAAGCAAGTGTTACTCCCTTAACGAACAAGAAATTTTTGTccttgtaataataatttaaatttgttaacTTTTACAAAGTTATAATACTATTTTTATAATCAAAGGTTCTTTAAAAGAAATCAAGTTTTTTATGACATTTTAAGTGGGAGTATCTAACAATTCTTGTTAGAAATGAATAAAGtataacaattttattttacaaaagttTCTCTTGAGATTAAGTAAGAAATATGATATTTCAGACGAGTTTCATTATGTTTTTTCCGTAATAATTTCAAACATAATCTCAGTGCACTCATATGAGGTCTCTTCTGCATTATATTATAGGGGTGTACATGGCTGGGCGaatccggtcgacccggtcaaattcacccaacccaaaaaagtgggttgggtcggacaagtgggtggatatgaattttaaaaatgaaaaacccattaaaaaaatcgggtttcgggtaaaatcggacccaacccaaaaaactcacTAACCCACTATGATGAttcaatatttagatatttaataaaaaaaatagaaaaataatttgggtaacccacaacccaacccaatcaaacctggaaattagtggatttacccaacccggcccaatgttataacgggtggttattttactaaacccaacccggagtaccatatgtggtttgagttttggttttggccaaactcaacccaatccggcccacgtacacccctattATATTATATTGGTCGTAGCTGGAGTCTTCTGcatgtcatcatcatcatcatcatcatcatcatcatcatatgaaGATGAAATAGATTGCACCTTTGGTTTTATTTACTGTCCTTCATAAGCTCACATCCATTTGTCAACTGTTGCCTCTATTGAGAAAGGTTCTAAAGCTCCTTAACGACTCATTGGAATGCTTCCATTTGCCATTGCTTTTTTGAGGCAAACTCCTACGTGGATACGCTTCGGTAAGATGAGCCATTTGGCACCTTTTCCTTTGGTATTATAGTCTTACAATACTCCTCTCTGTCCTTTACTTAattcttttcttatgaaaaaattgaataaggATTTTAGAGGTGTCCCTTTCTCActttaatttgttattaaaatGATTCAAGTAAGTCGCACACGAGACATATGTCATCatgattttctatttttttagcTACAAAACTACATCTACACATCTCTAGAACTTTCTTTGGACTTACTAGCTTATTAGTAAATTTGGCCTAACACTGGATTAATCAAACAGACAAAATCTTGTTTATTATCCAACACATAatttgtgtctatctctctctaaatttGAGTCGGATTCCTTAGCTACCATAGATTTTATACAAGGCAATTTTAAAACCCGGACCGGTGATCGACCCGGTCAAGGCACTGAGTCACTGGTTCACTGGTTGGTAAACCAGTGGGTCACTGGTCAGACCGCATGACTATTGACCcgacttatataaaaaatttaaatatattaacttgaatttcataacaataaaatttaattaaaaaaaatttcttcaaacttttttcaataaaatttcatatatttaaaagaaaaaactcaaaagcttttcatttcatcattatttatattttgattcacaTATCTAACcgtataatattataatttagtcaataaaaatattattatatcataatttttaagtagaacaacataatttataagtccaaaaaaaaaaacataatttaatatattttattaaaataaaacagtgaatatatattaaattaaaaataataaggaaaaaaatatcaatgtatTTATTAATACATGCCATGATGTTTTATAACTAATATACtagtattaaatatatttcagttATTTAGAATAACACATAAATGTGAGTGGCCTAGTGGTAGTAGTGATGCTGTTGTATCTAAGTGACTTGAGTTCAACTTCCATATGCAacatatttagaatttttttgaaataattgatTTACTCTTCAAACCGGTTCGGTTCACGCATGTGGGTTAACCCGGTTCCCGGTTCAACCATAAACCCGGCCGGGTCACAGCGGTTTTCGACGGTTTTAAAGCAGAACCGGTTTTGCATGTTAACCGAGCCGACCACCCCACCGGTTCCCGGTCCGACCGGTcagaccggccggtccggtttttaaaactatgCCCTTGCCTATGAGATTTTAGAGATCGTAATATAATCATTTTCATTTCATAAGATCATAATACTAAATACTACAATCACAAGCTCAAAAGCTTCATTCAATTTTACATTTCTATTGCACTAGTCAAATAGAACCTACTTATAGTTCATATAGAATTCAATGcactataatataaataaaatcattgtCTTTATTTACATATAGGATTAGCcaaaaacaattgaaaaccACCTACTTCATAGAATAATCTTCTGGAATACTATCTAAATCTGGCCTCCAAGAATTTAATCCCCCATCAACTTCTTCAATCTTAGACACATTTTTATCTTTCAACTTCATATCTTTTAGCAACTCCTCCAAAGTAGTATTCTTAACACCATTCTCAATACTCTTATTACTCAACACCCTTTTCAACTCTTCCTTACTCACTACAAGCCTAATCCTCAATATGCCACTTGTAGAAGAATTACCATCATAATCACTTTTATTATCATCTTGTACTTTGAACCTTACCTTCTTCTTCAAGTTATCTTCTCTCCttgttttcttcatcttctcaactCTCTTAGTAATTTCTTCATTCTCATGATCTTGTGATGatgatatttggttttttttaagacaatttCCCATGTTAATAATCAAGGATTTAATTCAATAGGTTCAATATAAATGCATAGTGTGACCAAAGtaaactatatatatacaaatgCAAAGAAGAAAAAGCACATGAATATCCGGTTCTTACGCCGGTTaattgaaataattaaatagaGAATTATGATTTGATTCTTGCTTTAAACcgacattataatgaattatgcTTTTGGATACTTATTTGTCTTTTACtatatgaatattttatttcaaaGCCGTCTGTTAATTAGTTGCAAATTGcaatgttttgaatttttataagcttggattattttattgtttgaaagattatgtttatttttggtTATTGTGTGGAGATTTTTTCTAattgttttttcaatttttggtATTAGAGCTCGGTTCAGGGAGTAATAAGTGAGTGGTGATGAATTGTGAATATAGAGAGACTCAAATTTGAAGGGAGATGTTGAAATCTATCAAGTGTGTGTTAAGTGTGTTAAGTTCCATATTGGCTGAAAGAGTTaaggttgaacattttataagtgaaaGACCTATAAACCTAATGTCTTGAAGTTTTGGTTGAAAGTGTGGTGTCAAAGTCATATTCAACGCCCAATGTGTTAAtcaccaacagtggtatcagggTCGAGTCGACCCTTCGAAGAAAGGTTTGAGCGGCTCATTATATCGAAAGTTTTTATGACAAAAGGGTGGTCAGACGGTGAGTGGCTGAAAAAACTTTTTCTTGAGAGAACATAAATAATTGAATGATTCACACTTATGGGGAAGaatgttgtggcaagtgtgaaaTGAATCAAGTCTCCGTTACTTTAAAAAATGGAGATTGAGTACTTAACTAACTGAGTGAGACTCTTATTTCTTATTAcaatcaccattcataaaattTGATAGTTTTGTCTTATTATACTTGAGTGAGACTCTTCTTTCTTACTACAATCATCTATAAAAATACCACTTATAAGTATGGTTCATCAAGATAAATAacatctaataaaaaattattttcataaaaaataaaatttgagttttcttGAACTACTCGTCATTAGAGAGAATTCATTAATTACCTATTGAAGTTGAGTTATTCGGTTCACAATTTTAGAATGTATGGATTTCATTCATACATGCACCTTATCAAGAGAAAGAGTAATAATGTTTCAAAGTAAAGTTtaaagaatgaatgaatgttatTTTGTCTTTAAACTCGAAGTCGATGCCCCTTAATCACTGCTTAGAAAGTGGTACATCTCCCTCAACATGGAAGTTGGCAAGCACGACAAGACAACATTAAATATGTAAATAAGGTGACACTTTATATAATTGGTCAATCCCTTTAATTGGGTCAACATTTGACAACAATGGTTGCATAAC
Coding sequences within it:
- the LOC123897509 gene encoding aconitate hydratase, cytoplasmic-like isoform X1, translated to MASLRATRSKLFPLSRTFSSPLARSSPVRSPAFSSSAAANAARSTVNRWSHGVLWRSPFSLRPQIRAVAPFIEQFHRKIATSAGENPFKGNLTSLPKPGGGEFGKFYSLPSLKDPRIDRLPYSIRILLESAIRNCDNFQVTKEDVEKILDWEKTAVKQVEIPFKPARVLLQDFTGVPAVVDLAVMRDAMNKLGSDSNKINPLVPVDLVVDHSVQVDVARSENAVQANMELEFQRNKERFSFLKWGSTAFRNMLVVPPGSGIVHQVNLEYLGRVVFNNEGLLYPDSVVGTDSHTTMIDGLGVAGWGVGGIEAEAAMLGQPMSMVLPGVVGFKLSGKLRNGVTATDLVLTVTQILRKHGVVGKFVEFYGNQVLLYFISSLFLACTCLFTWFHGFFYLGNGMGELSLADRATIANMSPEYGATMGFFPVDHVTLQYLKLTGRSDETVEMIESYLRANKLFVDYNEPQQDRAYSSYLELNLDEVEPCISGPKRPHDRVPLKEMKADWRACLDNKVGFKGFAIPKEAQGKVAKFDFHGQPAELKHGSVVIAAITSCTNTSNPSVMLGAGLVAKKAHDLGLKVKPWVKTSLAPGSGVVTKYLIQSGLQKYLNEQGFNIVGFGCTTCIGNSGDLDQSVSAAISENDIVASAVLSGNRNFEGRVHPLTRANYLASPPLVVAYALAGTVDIDFEKEPLGTGKDGKNVYLRDIWPSTEEIAQTVQSSVLPDMFRKTYESITKGNPMWNELQVPAEKLYSWDPNSTYIHEPPYFKDMTMDPPGPHGVKDAYCLLNFGDSITTDHISPAGNINKDSPAAQYLVQRGVERKDFNSYGSRRGNDEVMSRGTFANIRIVNKLLNGEVGPKTVHVPTGEKLFVFDAAERYKAAGHATIVLAGAEYGSGSSRDWAAKGPMLLGVKAVISKSFERIHRSNLVGMGIIPLCFKSGEDADTLGLTGHERYTIDLPNKISEIKPGQDVTVTTDNGKSFTCTARFDTEVELEYFNHGGILPYVIRNLINKQ
- the LOC123897509 gene encoding aconitate hydratase, cytoplasmic-like isoform X2 — its product is MASLRATRSKLFPLSRTFSSPLARSSPVRSPAFSSSAAANAARSTVNRWSHGVLWRSPFSLRPQIRAVAPFIEQFHRKIATSAGENPFKGNLTSLPKPGGGEFGKFYSLPSLKDPRIDRLPYSIRILLESAIRNCDNFQVTKEDVEKILDWEKTAVKQVEIPFKPARVLLQDFTGVPAVVDLAVMRDAMNKLGSDSNKINPLVPVDLVVDHSVQVDVARSENAVQANMELEFQRNKERFSFLKWGSTAFRNMLVVPPGSGIVHQVNLEYLGRVVFNNEGLLYPDSVVGTDSHTTMIDGLGVAGWGVGGIEAEAAMLGQPMSMVLPGVVGFKLSGKLRNGVTATDLVLTVTQILRKHGVVGKFVEFYGNGMGELSLADRATIANMSPEYGATMGFFPVDHVTLQYLKLTGRSDETVEMIESYLRANKLFVDYNEPQQDRAYSSYLELNLDEVEPCISGPKRPHDRVPLKEMKADWRACLDNKVGFKGFAIPKEAQGKVAKFDFHGQPAELKHGSVVIAAITSCTNTSNPSVMLGAGLVAKKAHDLGLKVKPWVKTSLAPGSGVVTKYLIQSGLQKYLNEQGFNIVGFGCTTCIGNSGDLDQSVSAAISENDIVASAVLSGNRNFEGRVHPLTRANYLASPPLVVAYALAGTVDIDFEKEPLGTGKDGKNVYLRDIWPSTEEIAQTVQSSVLPDMFRKTYESITKGNPMWNELQVPAEKLYSWDPNSTYIHEPPYFKDMTMDPPGPHGVKDAYCLLNFGDSITTDHISPAGNINKDSPAAQYLVQRGVERKDFNSYGSRRGNDEVMSRGTFANIRIVNKLLNGEVGPKTVHVPTGEKLFVFDAAERYKAAGHATIVLAGAEYGSGSSRDWAAKGPMLLGVKAVISKSFERIHRSNLVGMGIIPLCFKSGEDADTLGLTGHERYTIDLPNKISEIKPGQDVTVTTDNGKSFTCTARFDTEVELEYFNHGGILPYVIRNLINKQ
- the LOC123899003 gene encoding uncharacterized protein LOC123899003 → MGNCLKKNQISSSQDHENEEITKRVEKMKKTRREDNLKKKVRFKVQDDNKSDYDGNSSTSGILRIRLVVSKEELKRVLSNKSIENGVKNTTLEELLKDMKLKDKNVSKIEEVDGGLNSWRPDLDSIPEDYSMK